Genomic window (Leptotrichia trevisanii DSM 22070):
TACAAACCTAACAATTTCATCTTCAGTTTCCCAGCCATAAACACATTTTATCAATTTATTATACATTGATTTTAATTCTTTATGAAATGTTTCGATGCTATTTGAAGTTTCATACTGAATTAAATTTTTTAAATAATCAAAAGAAAATGTAACTTCTTCTTCCTTATCCCTCATTCTACTAATTATTGCAATAAATAAATCAAGTTCTTTTGATTTAAAATTTCTTAATGCTACTTTGTTCAGTTCATTTCTATATTTTACAATTTCATTCAATTAAAAACAACTAATAACTACTATTTTAAATTTGGTTGTTTTAAACGCTGTAATTTTTGGGTAAAAAGTTGTTTTAAAAATTCAGATTGTATGTAATATAGAAAAAAATAACCGCTGTCTTTTACAACAACGATTATTAAAAAAGTTATTTTTTGTAATTATATTCTTGAGCTACTGTTCCATCTTCTTTATATTCCCTTTGAAATATTATTTCACCATTTACCAGATGACTTTCTTTGTATAATTTACCATTTTTAGAATCATAATCCCATACAGTTCCAGTTTTGTTAAACAAGCTTTCTTTTTTCAAGATTTCTCCTGTATTTATATCATATATTTCATAATAATCTATATATTTATTATAATCATCTGGTGTAGAAAACGGATAATAATTATTTCTTTTAACAAGATGAGATTTTCTATAAAGCTTCCCATTATCATAATATTCTAATATATCTCCAAATGGGTTTCCATCTTTAAAATTTATTTCTAAACTATGGCTATTTCCTAATCCAAATCCCTTGTAACTAAACATTTTCCCATTAGGTCCATATTTATTATATTGTGCTGAAAATTGCAACCTATTTTCATCTCTTACTTCAAATCTTACCATTTTCTTATCTTTAACTTCTATGATTAGGTTTCCTGAAATATACAAATCTTCAATATAAAAATAACGAGGTATAAAAATCCTAAATGAAGTATCTGAATTTTTACATTCATAAATTCCATCTTCTTTAAATTTTATATTAGTCTTTCCTGTATAAG
Coding sequences:
- a CDS encoding RepB family plasmid replication initiator protein, whose translation is MNEIVKYRNELNKVALRNFKSKELDLFIAIISRMRDKEEEVTFSFDYLKNLIQYETSNSIETFHKELKSMYNKLIKCVYGWETEDEIVRFV